A genomic window from Plasmodium chabaudi chabaudi strain AS genome assembly, chromosome: 8 includes:
- a CDS encoding GDP-fucose protein O-fucosyltransferase 2, putative, producing the protein MKNMTYNLISLCLCSLIIVLTDVYTKTSSLICNKNDIYLSDNFYFLKKKKYLLYDVNIGEGFNLQKEVLYRMSLVIYQLNKQDKEYIYYLVLPPWCYLSHWANKRHANLQWDIFLNTNIIKNVIPIIEFSEYKKLYGDVTDFIISFKYLLNSQASKTKYYHGLPFDKCPIEDYKFKTVCNNCDYKYSVTYSGDCTNIKGKNVICYGDYIVTSYFVNSVVHKLFYIHNINSILIKNGTVILVPFQNELFENNVEDILLFNERLIYNGNNYIKEILKSNNYISCHLRYTDFKKITSYDVPSVQLAIFKLLYIMFMNSKDKIFISTDEKKSVQYIINKHFKQFKHFFYFYENKDNYHEGQVAIIEQWICANSSIFVGNIFSRFTMHIMWERYLITKGKENQNLDLCGYSINNNEKLKNRYKKIQHIYDHNAIEKLGNIYNTYSETDKKYIITLCFGFPSHLPNNLSIYRKKYIPFAE; encoded by the exons atgaaaaatatgacatataatttaatttcacTTTGCTTATGTTCTTTAATAATTGTATTAACAGACgtatatacaaaaacaTCTTCCCTTATAtgcaataaaaatgatatatacttaagtgataatttttattttttaaaaaaaaagaaatatcttttatatGATGTAAATATCGGTGAAGGATTTAAT CTACAAAAGGAAGTCCTATATAGAATGTCTCTAGTAATATACCAACTAAATAAGCAAGACAAGGAGTACATATATTACCTAGTGCTTCCCCCATGGTGCTACCTAAGTCACTGGGCAAATAAAAGGCATGCTAATTTGCAATgggatatatttttaaatacaaatataattaaaaatgtaataccTATAATTGAATTTAGtgagtataaaaaattatatggaGACGTAACTgactttattatttcctttaagtatttattaaattcgCAAGCatcaaaaacaaaatactATCATGGTTTACCATTTGATAAATGCCCTATAGaagattataaatttaagactgtttgtaataattgtgattataaatattcagtAACATATTCAGGAGATTGTACAAATATTAAAGggaaaaatgttatatgtTATGGTGATTATATTGTTACTAgctattttgtaaattccGTTGtccataaattattttatatacataatataaactcaatcttaattaaaaatgggaCAGTTATACTTGTGCCATTTCAAAATGAactatttgaaaataatgtagaagacatattattatttaatgaaagattaatatataatggaaataattacattaaagaaatattaaaaagtaataattatattagtTGTCATTTACGATATActgattttaaaaaaattactaGCTATGATGTACCAAGTGTGCAGCtagctatttttaaattattatatattatgtttatgAACAGCAAGgacaaaatttttatctcaacagatgaaaaaaaatctgttcaatacattattaataaGCATTTTAAACAgtttaaacattttttttacttttatgaaaataaagataattaTCATGAAGGACAAGTAGCAATAATTGAGCAATGGATTTGTGCTAATTCAAGCATATTTGTcggaaatattttttcaagatttactatgcatataatgTGGGAACGATATTTAATAACCAAAGGAAaagaaaatcaaaatttagATCTATGTGGTTAtagtattaataataatgaaaaattaaaaaacagatataaaaaaattcaacatatatatgatcaTAATGCGATTGAAAAATtaggaaatatatataatacttaTTCTGAAACAGATAAAAAGTACATAATCACACTGTGTTTTGGCTTTCCTTCTCATCTTCCCAACAATCTTAgtatttatagaaaaaaatatataccttTTGCAGAGTAG
- a CDS encoding mitochondrial carrier protein, putative, producing MKNTLIDKPNEYLHEIDCKNLINNKPENIMNQNRSKKWNIQNLYLQNKLSGIDQSINFDNPKENPMSNNKNVYTIWRNILTNPNHKLYNDIIVSCDDIKGNENQSSESKSKSSEHNRDIKKQFSILIDKENAINSILSSTYAGIISRTVTAPLDRIKYIMQITNNLTISEIFDIIKKDGAICGFFRGNCVNIVKIIPELSIKMYSYEFMKVNVYNYYNKNRKNNNESDQLEENIDIPFFIRFLIGSSSGVIAAIFIYPFEIVKTRLIVSNKDGNNGIFKCLYNIYKYEGFRNFYNGLCMHIYGVIFFSGCNMSIYDYLKYKFFEFYKHYIHSNYCMKENNNKIKNDENTEKDKQNYKDENAEKDKQNYKDENTNNLYQINKFPNNYNSTKFLNRHEKINQDPHCLYCNHRIKNVNCLSFLFFGITSSFIAQIVSYPFLVLRTRMQTMNNEIATNYLNNERKHIKSCSFILYNIRVYGFKSLYRGIYVNLLKTIPATSITWFSYEYAMRKLKSA from the exons atgaaaaatacattGATAGATAAAccaaatgaatatttacatgaaatagattgtaaaaatttaataaataataaacccgaaaatataatgaatcaAAATCGttctaaaaaatggaatatccaaaatttatatctacaaaataaattatcgGGAATAGATCAAAGTATAAATTTCGACAATCCCAAAGAAAACCCAATGagtaataacaaaaatgttTACACTATTTGGAGAAACATCCTAACTAACCCTAATCACAAACTATACAACGATATAATAGTCAGTTGCGATGACATAAAAGGTAATGAAAATCAAAGCAGTGAAAGTAAAAGTAAAAGTAGTGAACACAATAgggatataaaaaaacagttTAGCATACTGATAGATAAAGAAAACGCAATAAATAGCATTTTGAGTTCAACCTATGCAGGGATAATATCTCGAACTGTTACTGCACCTTTAGAtcgaataaaatatataatgcaaataactaataatttaacaatttctgaaatatttgatattataaaaaaggatgGAGCAATTTGTGGATTCTTTAGAGGCAACTGTGTTAATATCGTTAAAATAATTCCTGAACTgtctataaaaatgtattccTATGAGTTTATGAAAGTCaatgtttataattattataataaaaatagaaaaaataataatgaatctGATCAACTTGAAGAAAATATCGAtataccattttttattcgttTTTTAATCGGAAGTTCAAGTGGTGTTATAGCagctatatttatatatcccTTTGAAATTGTCAAAACACGATTAATCGTATCAAATAAAGATGGAAATAAtggaatttttaaatgtctatataatatttataaatatgaaggGTTtagaaatttttataatggtttatgtatgcatatatatggtgttatatttttttcaggATGTAATATGAgtatatatgattatttaaaatataaattttttgagttttataaacattatattcattcaaattattgtatgaaggaaaataataataaaattaaaaatgatgaaaatacaGAAAAGGACAAACAAAATTACAAAGATGAAAATGCAGAAAAggataaacaaaattacaaagatgaaaatacgaataatttatatcaaataaataaatttccaaataattataattcaaCAAAATTTCTAAATCgacatgaaaaaataaatcaagaTCCTCATTGTTTATATTGTAATCAtcgtataaaaaatgtaaattgtctttcctttcttttttttggaaTTACAAGCTCATTCATTGCCCAAATTGTAAGTTATCCATTTCTCGTTTTAAGGACAAGGATGCAAACGATGAATAATGAAATTGCGACAAACTATTTAAACAATGAAAGGAAGCACATCAAGTCTTGCAGCTTCATTTTGTACAACATTCGAGTGTACGGCTTTAAGTCCCTCTACCGAG GAATCTACGTGAATTTGCTGAAAACCATCCCCGCCACATCCATAACCTGGTTTTCGTACGAATATGCAATGAGGAAGTTGAAAAGTGCCTAG